The Exiguobacterium aurantiacum DSM 6208 genome includes a window with the following:
- a CDS encoding fatty acid desaturase, with translation MSKEKIAQLRKHVSPFEKADVKKSVRQMINTILPFLVAWFLAYQALSISIFLTIPLAIIAAGFVVRMFIIFHDCTHGSFFKNKKANNIVGTIMGVLTLFPYEKWKREHSIHHASSGNLDKRGVGDIWVMTIEEYLEASKWTRLQYRLYRNPLVMFGLGPLYLIMITSRFNRKDARKKERTNTYVINAALVVLYGAVIALVGWQAFLIVQGITMFTAGLLGIWLFYVQHTFEDSYFEDESEWDYVKAAIEGSSYYELPKVLQWVTGNIGFHHVHHLSPRVPNYNLEKAHTMTPPLQKATTIGLFSSLKSLRYKLYDAKNKTFVTFRDIKHLLREPKTSSL, from the coding sequence ATGAGTAAAGAAAAAATTGCCCAACTCCGCAAACACGTCTCGCCGTTTGAAAAAGCAGATGTGAAGAAGAGTGTGCGTCAAATGATCAACACAATCTTACCGTTTTTAGTGGCTTGGTTTTTAGCGTACCAAGCGCTCAGTATTTCTATATTCTTGACGATTCCACTCGCGATCATCGCGGCAGGATTTGTCGTCCGGATGTTTATTATATTTCATGACTGTACGCACGGATCGTTCTTCAAAAACAAAAAGGCGAACAACATCGTCGGTACGATCATGGGCGTGCTCACGTTATTCCCATACGAAAAGTGGAAGCGGGAGCATTCGATTCACCATGCCTCAAGCGGGAACTTGGATAAGCGCGGGGTAGGGGATATTTGGGTAATGACGATTGAAGAGTACCTCGAAGCATCGAAGTGGACTCGTCTTCAATATCGTTTGTACCGCAACCCGCTCGTCATGTTCGGTCTCGGTCCATTGTATTTGATTATGATCACGAGCCGATTCAACCGGAAAGATGCACGTAAGAAAGAGCGTACGAATACGTACGTCATCAATGCGGCACTCGTCGTCTTGTATGGAGCAGTGATTGCGCTCGTAGGTTGGCAGGCATTTCTCATCGTCCAAGGCATTACGATGTTCACGGCCGGTCTTCTCGGCATCTGGCTCTTCTACGTCCAACATACGTTCGAAGATTCTTACTTTGAAGACGAGAGTGAATGGGACTACGTCAAAGCCGCGATCGAAGGAAGCTCATATTACGAGTTGCCGAAAGTACTCCAGTGGGTGACCGGGAATATTGGATTCCATCACGTTCACCACTTAAGCCCACGCGTTCCAAACTACAACTTGGAAAAAGCACATACGATGACACCGCCATTGCAAAAGGCGACGACGATCGGGTTGTTCTCAAGTTTGAAATCGCTTCGCTACAAACTATATGATGCGAAGAATAAGACGTTCGTCACGTTCCGCGACATTAAACACCTGTTACGAGAACCGAAGACGTCTTCGCTTTGA
- a CDS encoding DUF6241 domain-containing protein: MKDTMKRVITRKRLLIFMFTLLLLVPLAIVSYTFYTNLSQGVQNEELEDEYAERVRELQLEVSKGDPFNLRGNATNKTRVELVVSYDKNKLSRTSLVKNMHLMTHQKISARSKWGAIPMTEENITASSEYLTLLKTHNKVGPNVYDELRTMLENWENDDFSKADQEQDRLLRLLNANRGFSNGLATAAEEELYILNNFGPDYLHTLTAISTPTQ; this comes from the coding sequence ATGAAAGATACAATGAAACGTGTGATCACACGCAAGCGACTCTTGATTTTTATGTTCACATTATTACTTCTTGTTCCATTGGCAATTGTCAGTTACACGTTCTATACGAATTTGAGCCAAGGTGTTCAAAATGAGGAATTAGAAGATGAGTACGCCGAGCGTGTACGAGAGTTACAACTCGAAGTATCCAAAGGAGATCCCTTCAATCTACGGGGAAATGCGACGAATAAGACACGTGTCGAATTAGTGGTTAGCTATGACAAAAACAAGCTCAGTCGAACGAGCCTCGTGAAAAATATGCATCTGATGACCCATCAAAAAATCTCTGCCCGCTCAAAATGGGGTGCCATCCCAATGACCGAAGAGAATATTACGGCTTCTTCTGAATATTTGACACTTCTAAAGACGCATAACAAAGTTGGACCGAACGTATATGATGAGTTGCGAACGATGCTCGAGAACTGGGAGAACGATGACTTCAGCAAAGCAGACCAAGAACAGGATCGCCTCCTCCGTTTGTTAAATGCGAATCGTGGATTCTCGAACGGGTTAGCTACGGCAGCCGAGGAAGAACTTTATATTTTGAATAACTTTGGTCCCGACTATCTGCATACACTAACTGCTATTTCGACTCCCACCCAATGA
- the trmL gene encoding tRNA (uridine(34)/cytosine(34)/5-carboxymethylaminomethyluridine(34)-2'-O)-methyltransferase TrmL, producing the protein MAIHVVMFQPEIPANTGNVSRTCAATNSVLHLIRPLGFSTDDKMLKRAGLDYWQFVDVRYHDSLEELWEQHPDGEFFYITKYGEQYPSDLDVSVVDKDYFFVFGRETKGLPMEVIENNLDRCIRLPQSNLVRSLNVSNTAAIIVYEALRQQGYAGLK; encoded by the coding sequence ATGGCAATCCATGTAGTCATGTTTCAACCTGAAATTCCCGCGAACACGGGCAACGTGTCACGGACGTGCGCGGCGACGAATTCGGTGCTCCACTTAATTCGCCCGCTCGGCTTCTCGACGGATGACAAGATGTTAAAGCGGGCCGGTCTCGACTATTGGCAGTTCGTCGACGTCCGCTATCACGATTCGCTCGAAGAGTTGTGGGAGCAGCATCCGGACGGGGAGTTCTTCTATATCACAAAATACGGGGAACAGTACCCGAGTGACCTCGACGTCTCAGTCGTCGACAAAGACTACTTCTTCGTCTTTGGACGCGAGACGAAAGGGTTGCCGATGGAAGTGATCGAGAACAACCTCGACCGTTGTATCCGTCTCCCGCAATCGAACCTCGTCCGCTCGCTCAACGTGTCGAATACGGCGGCCATCATCGTCTATGAGGCGCTTCGCCAACAAGGATATGCGGGATTGAAATAA
- a CDS encoding ISL3 family transposase, which produces MSQQFIKLILPLPPFFQIEAPSDEEPHVFPVSVRDRDVACPVCGCGTTRHAKTRRRFRHGYAWGVGTIWIELDIPRQRCGACDLTFVHDYGLGLGHSSTRSFREAIARRCHGRTIADVAREYELPYTTVERWFYLHASKGIEEADARHVLVDEFATRKGHHYATAVLDAESGRLLSIVPGRDESAVTAALASVPGTVMTVVSDFAPAMANAIARVFPDADHVLDRFHLVQFFTEALRRRRRFLDDTKRQYHVRSIDRSLARRPEELTAEGHEIVRACLAEDRVTREVYRGLQHIRYVLKASSDVQARRRLSDWLSRYRFHPCGPLAKIAKTIQAREKAVQRTVLSRLSNGKMEGTNNKIKLIKRRAYGYRNLDRFFLRLRLEIGRTSVNHGLW; this is translated from the coding sequence TTGTCCCAACAGTTTATCAAATTAATTCTTCCACTGCCACCGTTTTTTCAAATCGAGGCGCCCTCTGACGAGGAACCCCATGTCTTCCCGGTCTCTGTACGAGACCGGGACGTCGCATGTCCGGTCTGCGGGTGCGGGACGACGCGTCACGCCAAAACGCGACGCCGATTCCGTCACGGCTACGCCTGGGGAGTCGGTACGATTTGGATCGAGCTCGACATCCCGCGCCAACGCTGCGGGGCATGCGACCTCACGTTCGTCCATGACTATGGGCTCGGTTTGGGTCACTCCTCCACACGTTCTTTCCGTGAGGCCATCGCACGACGATGTCACGGGAGGACGATCGCGGACGTCGCCCGTGAATATGAACTCCCTTACACCACCGTGGAACGGTGGTTCTATCTTCATGCATCGAAAGGAATCGAGGAGGCGGATGCCCGTCACGTGCTCGTGGACGAGTTCGCCACGCGGAAGGGCCATCATTATGCGACCGCCGTCCTGGACGCAGAAAGCGGGCGACTGCTCTCCATCGTCCCAGGGCGAGACGAGTCGGCGGTCACGGCCGCACTCGCGTCGGTCCCCGGGACCGTGATGACCGTCGTCAGCGATTTCGCCCCTGCGATGGCGAATGCGATCGCACGCGTGTTCCCGGATGCGGACCATGTACTCGACCGGTTCCATCTCGTCCAGTTCTTCACCGAGGCACTCCGACGCCGGAGGCGTTTCTTGGACGACACGAAGCGCCAGTACCATGTCCGGTCAATCGATCGGTCACTCGCGCGACGCCCGGAGGAACTGACGGCCGAAGGTCATGAGATTGTCCGGGCATGCCTCGCCGAGGACAGGGTCACGCGCGAGGTTTATCGGGGCCTCCAACACATCCGCTATGTGCTGAAGGCGTCGAGCGACGTCCAAGCGAGGCGCCGGCTGTCAGATTGGCTGTCCCGATACCGGTTCCACCCGTGCGGGCCCCTGGCGAAGATCGCGAAGACGATTCAGGCCAGAGAGAAGGCGGTCCAAAGGACGGTCCTTTCACGACTCTCGAACGGGAAGATGGAGGGGACGAACAACAAGATCAAGCTCATCAAACGGCGAGCATACGGCTATCGGAACCTAGACCGTTTCTTCTTGAGGCTGCGGTTAGAAATCGGTCGCACCAGTGTCAACCACGGATTATGGTGA
- a CDS encoding methylated-DNA--[protein]-cysteine S-methyltransferase produces MKTVSSKWGPLSYELNEEGKLVALDFADIPSIEPAPDWLVDLMERVERDGLQASDRASIEMHGTPFQHEVWDALLTIPSGETRTYKQIAEQIGRPKALRAVGQALNRNPLPILFPCHRVIGSNGKLTGFAGGLSHKQRLLEIEQQK; encoded by the coding sequence GTGAAAACCGTGTCATCTAAGTGGGGACCGTTATCGTACGAACTGAACGAAGAGGGGAAGTTGGTCGCGCTCGATTTCGCCGATATACCGTCGATCGAGCCGGCGCCTGATTGGCTCGTTGATTTGATGGAACGCGTCGAACGTGACGGTCTTCAGGCGTCCGATCGTGCGTCAATCGAGATGCACGGCACGCCGTTTCAACATGAAGTCTGGGACGCGCTCTTGACGATCCCGTCTGGGGAGACCCGAACGTATAAACAAATCGCCGAACAAATCGGACGCCCGAAAGCGTTACGCGCCGTCGGGCAAGCGCTCAATCGGAATCCGTTGCCGATCTTGTTTCCGTGTCATCGTGTCATCGGCAGCAACGGCAAGTTGACCGGTTTTGCCGGCGGACTCTCGCATAAGCAACGTTTACTTGAAATCGAACAACAAAAGTGA
- a CDS encoding DUF5366 family protein has product MKTNVYLLSYAPLIGIILFSMSLAIATSEYVIAWMTRVGVYSEIIALLSVQETKVLVLVVFFTIYFMLFSAFKLVADTFNQLGFAFFARETNGSSLHRLKPGATIFLVGSGVSFLFLNSLLAAIGVLLGTFVLYLFYYIWQVSQLMSTFRAIGLLLIQAMMWALLLSGLAWALLRLFNSVGDIIL; this is encoded by the coding sequence ATGAAAACGAATGTGTACTTGTTGAGCTATGCCCCGTTGATCGGCATCATCTTGTTCTCGATGTCACTCGCTATCGCGACGAGTGAATACGTCATCGCATGGATGACTCGTGTCGGTGTGTACAGTGAAATCATCGCCTTATTATCAGTACAAGAGACGAAAGTGCTCGTCCTCGTCGTCTTTTTCACGATATACTTCATGCTGTTTAGTGCGTTCAAGCTTGTCGCTGACACGTTCAATCAGCTTGGCTTCGCCTTCTTTGCTCGTGAGACGAACGGCAGCTCGCTCCATCGGTTGAAGCCGGGGGCGACGATTTTCCTCGTCGGGTCAGGGGTCAGTTTCTTGTTTTTAAACTCGCTGCTCGCCGCCATCGGCGTTTTGCTCGGCACGTTCGTACTCTATTTGTTCTATTATATATGGCAAGTCAGCCAGTTGATGTCGACGTTTCGGGCGATCGGGCTCTTGCTCATTCAAGCGATGATGTGGGCGCTGTTGTTAAGTGGCTTGGCGTGGGCGTTGCTTCGGTTGTTCAACTCGGTTGGGGACATCATCTTATAA
- the queG gene encoding tRNA epoxyqueuosine(34) reductase QueG translates to MNGLSPETLKQKIIEYAQTIGIDELKVTTADPFIVMKQRLVKQQEKGFASGFEEPDLDKRTKPELLLEDAQSIIAIAIAYPSKLKEAPRSVSGSRRGLFARASWGLDYHRAVGSRLEKLQAYIETLVPEVRTRSMVDTGELVDRAVAERAGIGFSGKNCSIISPEKGSYIYLGEMILDTYLPPDEAIEDGCGDCDKCMTACPTSALVEPGVLDAKRCIAYLTQMKTLMPREFRSKLGGRLYGCDTCQQVCPYNRKKDWRHHEELLPEAEIVKPLLEPLLTLSNREFKTKFGHLSGAWRGKKPIQRNAILALAHYREPSAVPVLQAFVQEDAREDMRATAVWAIGAILGEEAETIYREIEQKEQSEVVLEEIRIFREEWERENRVI, encoded by the coding sequence ATGAACGGATTAAGTCCGGAAACGTTAAAACAAAAAATTATCGAGTACGCCCAGACGATTGGGATCGACGAGTTGAAAGTGACGACGGCGGACCCGTTCATCGTCATGAAACAGAGGCTCGTCAAACAACAAGAAAAAGGCTTCGCATCAGGTTTTGAGGAGCCGGATTTAGACAAGCGGACAAAGCCGGAGTTGTTGCTTGAAGACGCCCAGTCCATCATCGCCATCGCCATCGCGTACCCGAGCAAGTTAAAGGAGGCGCCGCGCAGCGTATCCGGTTCACGACGAGGACTCTTTGCCCGCGCCTCGTGGGGACTTGATTACCACCGTGCGGTCGGTTCGCGCCTTGAGAAGCTTCAAGCTTATATCGAGACACTCGTCCCCGAGGTCCGGACCCGTTCAATGGTGGATACGGGAGAACTCGTCGACCGGGCTGTGGCCGAACGGGCCGGTATCGGATTCAGCGGTAAGAACTGTTCCATCATTTCCCCGGAAAAAGGCTCATACATTTATTTAGGTGAGATGATCCTTGATACGTATTTACCGCCAGACGAGGCGATTGAAGACGGGTGTGGGGATTGTGATAAGTGTATGACGGCCTGTCCGACGTCGGCGCTTGTCGAGCCAGGGGTGCTCGATGCGAAGCGCTGCATCGCCTATTTGACGCAGATGAAGACGCTCATGCCGCGCGAGTTCCGTTCGAAACTGGGCGGACGCCTTTACGGCTGCGACACGTGCCAGCAAGTATGCCCGTACAACCGCAAAAAAGATTGGCGGCACCATGAGGAATTGTTGCCGGAGGCGGAAATCGTCAAGCCACTCCTTGAACCGCTCCTCACACTAAGTAACCGCGAATTTAAAACAAAGTTTGGGCATCTGTCCGGAGCGTGGCGCGGCAAGAAGCCGATTCAGCGAAACGCCATCCTTGCGCTCGCACATTATCGTGAACCGTCCGCGGTCCCGGTGTTGCAAGCGTTCGTTCAAGAAGACGCGAGAGAAGATATGCGGGCGACCGCTGTTTGGGCAATCGGAGCCATTCTAGGTGAAGAGGCCGAGACGATTTATCGAGAGATCGAACAGAAGGAACAATCCGAAGTAGTGCTTGAGGAGATTCGTATTTTCCGGGAGGAGTGGGAACGTGAAAACCGTGTCATCTAA